GAACGCCAGAAGCTCCCATGTCTATGAATTTCTTAATGTCGTAGTAACTCCAGACTCCGCCTGCAACAATTACGGGTATATCTCCCCACTTCTTTGCCTCCTCCAGCACAGAGGGGAAAATGTTTTCCAGCTGGTATTCGGGTTTAAAGCAGTCCTCGTACTTAAAGCCCTGGTGTCCTCCAGACTTTGGACCTTCAAGTATTACGGCGTCTGGAAGTCTATTGTACCTCTTCTTCCAAGTCCTGCAAATTAAGTTCAGCGCCCTTGCGGAAGAAACTATGGGTACAAGTGCAACGTCATACCCTTTAACGTATTCGGGGAGTTTTAAAGGCAGTCCTGCACCTGATATTATAAGATCCGCACCTGCTTCCGCCGCGTCCCTTGCTACCCTTCCGTAATCTGTTATAGCGGCGAGTATGTTTACTCCTATAGCTCCCCTTCCGCCCGATATTTCCTTCGCGTCGCGAATGATCTTCTTGAGAGCTTCGGGGTGGTGCGTGTTTACAGAACCTATCGGTCTTCCGAACTTGTCCCTCTTTACTAGATGGGGATATCTGTAGCCTGTTCCACAGCGGAAACGACACCAATAGCACCTTCTCTTGCAACGCTTCCGGCGAGCTTTTCCCAGGATATACCAACACCCATTCCGCCTTGAATTATGGGTATATCTACTTCAATCCTTCCAATTTTTAGCTTTGGTAAGTTCATACTAACCTCTCCTTAGAATATCTTAAAACAAATTTTAAGATAGAATTATTGAACGTAAAGTCCAGTAAGCTTTATCAGGTGCAATAAAGGAAAGTTCAAGTATGGCTACAGTCTATTTAGGACTCGGGAGCAACGTAGGAGATAGGATATCTTACATACTTAAAGCGATAGAAAAACTTGAGGAATTTTTGGAAATAGAAAAAATATCCACAGTCTACGAAAGCAAAGCCTGGGGTTTTGAAAACCAAGGAAACTTTCTAAATTTCGTTTTAAAGGCAAAGACTTCTCTTCTCCCGCAGGAACTTCTTTTGAAGATAAAAAAAGTGGAAAAGGAAGTTGGACGAAAGGAAAGGTTTAAGTGGGGCCCGAGGGAAATAGACATAGATATACTCCTGTACAAAGATGAAGTCATCAGGACCAAACTCCTGAAAGTCCCCCATCCCTTTCTGGAAAAAAGGGATTTTTTCGTCTATCCACTACTTGAAATAGAACCGAATGTAATACATCCTATCTACAGAAAGCCTCTGAAGGAGTTTAAGCCCGAAAATACACTGAAACCTTTCTGCTGTATCTTAAAAGTATGAAGCGTGTTCTCGTTGTGGACGACGAAGAAAGTATTACTTCTTCTCTCTCCGCAATCCTTGAAGAAGAAGGATACCATCCAGATACGGCAAAGACGTTAAGGGAAGCGGAAAAGAAGATAAAGGAACTGTTCTTTCCCGTTATAGTCCTTGACGTTTGGATGCCCGACGGGGACGGTGTAAACTTTATAGATTTCATAAAAGAAAACTCTCCCGACAGCGTTGTCATAGTAATCACGGGACACGGGAGCGTGGACACAGCGGTAAAAGCGATAAAAAAGGGAGCTTACGAGTTCTTGGAAAAACCTTTTTCCGTTGAGAGATTTCTTCTTACGATAAAACACGCCTTTGAGGAGTACTCAAAGAAAGCCCCGCCTCAGGAGGAAATAGAGTTTGTAGGGGAACACCCGAAAATTCTGGAGATAAAGAGGCTTATACCCAAAATAGCGAAGAGCAAAGCTCCTGTCCTTATAACAGGAGAAAGCGGAACGGGAAAGGAAATAGTAGCGAGGTTAATACACAGGTACTCGGGAAGAAAGGGAGCTTTTGTAGACCTGAACTGTGCTTCAATTCCTCAGGAACTGGCGGAAAGTGAACTCTTTGGACACGAAAAGGGAGCCTTCACTGGAGCACTTACGAGAAAGAAGGGAAAATTAGAACTCGCCGATCAGGGAACCCTCTTTCTGGACGAGGTGGGAGAGCTTGACCAAAGGGTTCAGGCAAAACTCTTGAGGGTTCTGGAGACGGGAAGTTTTACAAGACTCGGAGGAAATCAAAAAATAGAAGTGGACATAAGGGTAATATCCGCAACGAATAAAAATCTGGAAGAAGAAATCAAGAAAGGAAACTTCAGGGAAGATCTTTACTACAGACTTTCTGTATTTCAAATATACCTCCCGCCACTCAGGGAAAGGGGAAAGGATGTTATCCTCCTCGCGGAGTACTTTCTAAAGAAGTTCGCAAAAGAGTATAAAAAGAACTGCTTTGAACTTTCCGAAGAGACGAAGGAATACTTAATGAAACAGGAGTGGAAAGGAAACGTAAGGGAATTAAAGAACTTAATAGAGAGGGCTGTTATTTTATGCGAAGGTGAAGTCATAAAACCTGAAGATCTGGGACTGAAGGAGAAAAGCTGGAGGGACTTATCTTACCTTCTTAAGATAAAAGAGCTAAAAGAAGCAAAAAAGGAATTTGAGAAGATATTTATCGAGGAAAAGTTAAGGGAGTACGATTACGACCTGAAAAGAACCGCGGAAGAAATAGGTATAGATCTTTCAAACTTGTACAGAAAAATAAAAAGTTTAAACATAAGAGTCAAAAGTTCATAAGAATAGACACTATACTCACGACCGCTGTTTCCGTCCTCAGGGTGTATGGCTCTAAAAGAACGGATTTAAATCCTTTTTCCCTCAGTATTTGACTTTCCCTCTTAGAAAATCCACCCTCTGGACCCACTACCACCGAGTAAGTTTTTGCCTCTAAATTCACGTCTTTGGGTTTTACACCTTCGTAGAAGTTGTCAAGGATTATATTCTCCTCAGATTCTGGGATTAAATCAGAGAGCCTTACGGGTTTCTTTATTTCCATAGGGATAGGCCTTCTTGACTGCTTCATAGCTTCTATAACTATCCTCTTCCACTTTTCGGTTTTCTTCAGTATGGCTTCTTCCTTTTGAAAACTCCTTTCAGAGATAATGGGGACAAAGGTTAGAACTCCCAGCTCCGTTGCCTGCCTGACTATTGTATCCATAGTTTTCAAATCAACGGTAACACTCTGATACAGAGTAATATCTTTTGGAGGCAGTTTTGTTTCCAGCTCTTCCACGATTTCACAGGAAATCTCCCTTTTGTCTTCTCTCCGAACCTTGCATACGTATATTTTTCCCTCGTGTATTACTCCGAACTCTTCGTCTTTTTCAATCCTCCTTACTCTAAAATGCTTTACTTCTCCTTCCCTCAAAATAAGGAGGTTTCCGCGCCTTTCTTCTGAGTAAAAGACGTGCATGCTATTATCTTAACTATGCGCGTAGGGATAGTGGGTTTTGGGAATATGGGACAGGCTTTTGCCTTGTGCTTTTCAAAAAAACTCGGTAAAGAAAACATAATAGTCACGGACAAGGTTCAGGAAAAGAGAAACCTCGCAACGGAGATGGGAATAGCTTTTGCAAGTGATGTAAAATTCTTGGCGGACAACTCAGACGTTGTTCTCGTAGCGGTAAAGCCCAAGGACTCGCAGGAGGTTTTACAAAAACTAAAGGATTACAAAGGGATAATTCTCAGCATAATGGCGGGAGTGAGTATTGAGAAAATGGAAAAAATCTTAGGAAAGGATAAAAAGATAGTAAGGGTAATGCCAAACGTAAACGTGGCCGTGGGAAGCGGTGTTATGGCGATAACCGACAACGGGAACCTGAGCGAAGAAGAAAGAAGTAAAGTAGAGGAACTTCTGCTTTCCTGCGGAACTCTTTACCGTATAGAGGAAAGATTATTTGACGCCTTTACCGCACTTGCAGGAAGCGGACCCGCTTTCGTTTTCTCCTTTATAGACGCTCTGGCACTTGCGGGAGTCCATCAAGGTTTTTCTTACGAACAAGCCCTCAGGATAGCCCTTGACACGGTTATGGGTAGTGCAAAACTCTTGAAAGAGTTTCAGGTAAATCCTAACGAGCTCATAGCTAAGGTCACCTCTCCCGGCGGAACGACTATTGAAGGGATAAAGTACCTTGAGGAAAAGGGATTTAAAGGCACGGTTATGGAATGTATAAACAGGACTTCCCAGAAGGCAAAGAAGCTTTGAATTTAGAGATAAGGCTGGGAAATAAACTCGTAAGATTCAGGAAATTCACAGGAAAGGAAAAGATTTACCTTCCCATTCAAAGACACACCGATAAAGTTATAAAACTAATTGATAAAGACTCACCACCCCTTGAGGGAGATGCGGTAATAACGAACTTAAAGAACGTAGAAATTGGGGTAAGAACAGCGGATTGCGTGCCGATAATACTTCTTGGAAAGGAATGGGTAGGCGCGGTTCACGCAGGCTGGAGAGGGCTAAAAAAGGGGATAATAGCGAAAACCCTAAAAGCATTAAAAGAAGAAGGAGAAGACGACATTACGGCTTTAGTCTTTCCCTCCGCAAAGGGTTGTTGTTACGAAGTGGGAAAAGAGTTTAAAGAATTTTTCAGAAGGAATTTAAAGGAAAGAAACGGAAAGCTTTTCTTTGATCCTCAGAGGGAAGCTGTAGAACAACTAAGGGAGAACGGAATAAAGAGTATTCTTGTATGGGAAAAGTGCACTATATGTTCTCCGGAGCTACCCTCCTACAGGAGGGATAAAACGAAAGAAAGAATGCTTACAAGCGTCGTTATACTGTTTTAATCTTCCCTGCAAAGTTCTTTTATTTCTTCCAGATAAACCTTTATTATCTTCAAATAGCTTTTATACCTCTCACACGAAATTTCTCCGTTCTTTACTGCTTCTTTTACAGCACAGCCCGGTTCGTTCGTATGCGTGCAGTCAGGGTACTTACACTGATACCTTAAAAACTCCCTGAAGTAATTTCTCACTTCTCTTGGTTTTACGAACATCGTAGCCTCAACCTTTGAAAATCCGGGAGTGTCCCCTACAAAGGATCCCTTTCCGAAGGGAATTAACCTGACTCCCGTGGTGGTATGTCTTCCTCTTTCCGTTTTTTCGCTTACTTCCTGCGTTCTCAACTCTTCTCCCGTGAGCCTTGAAAGGATTGAGCTCTTACCTACACCCGAGGGTCCCGCCAAAATGCATATAAAACCTTCAAGGTAATCAACTAGTTCATCTATTCCCTCTCCCGTTTTAGCGCTTACCTTGAGAACGTCGTAGCCCGCATCCCTGTAAATGCTATCCATCTTTCAAGTTCCTTCTTTTCCTCTTCGTTCAAAAGATCTATTTTGTTAAACACTATTACGGGTTCTACTTTGAAGTATTCGTAAACGACTAGCATGTTGTCAAGCAGGTAGTTGTTGAATTCTGGCATTTTTAAAGTTTCAACTATTATTACTCTGTCAACGTTTGCGACTTTGGGTCTTATGAGGAGGTTTTTCCTTTCCTCTACCTCTTCTATCGCAAAGGTATTCGGATCTACAACCTCTCCCCAGACGTAATCACCGGCGTTAATTTTTGTCTTCTTCAGAACTTTTCCCCTCGGAATTCCCCTGTAAGTTTTGCCGTCCTCAAACAGGTAAACGCCTATCATCTGGGCTTCCCTGTCTACGACGAGTCCCCTTTTCAAT
The genomic region above belongs to Aquifex aeolicus VF5 and contains:
- the rsgA gene encoding ribosome small subunit-dependent GTPase A — encoded protein: MDSIYRDAGYDVLKVSAKTGEGIDELVDYLEGFICILAGPSGVGKSSILSRLTGEELRTQEVSEKTERGRHTTTGVRLIPFGKGSFVGDTPGFSKVEATMFVKPREVRNYFREFLRYQCKYPDCTHTNEPGCAVKEAVKNGEISCERYKSYLKIIKVYLEEIKELCRED
- the proC gene encoding pyrroline-5-carboxylate reductase; this translates as MRVGIVGFGNMGQAFALCFSKKLGKENIIVTDKVQEKRNLATEMGIAFASDVKFLADNSDVVLVAVKPKDSQEVLQKLKDYKGIILSIMAGVSIEKMEKILGKDKKIVRVMPNVNVAVGSGVMAITDNGNLSEEERSKVEELLLSCGTLYRIEERLFDAFTALAGSGPAFVFSFIDALALAGVHQGFSYEQALRIALDTVMGSAKLLKEFQVNPNELIAKVTSPGGTTIEGIKYLEEKGFKGTVMECINRTSQKAKKL
- the folK gene encoding 2-amino-4-hydroxy-6-hydroxymethyldihydropteridine diphosphokinase produces the protein MATVYLGLGSNVGDRISYILKAIEKLEEFLEIEKISTVYESKAWGFENQGNFLNFVLKAKTSLLPQELLLKIKKVEKEVGRKERFKWGPREIDIDILLYKDEVIRTKLLKVPHPFLEKRDFFVYPLLEIEPNVIHPIYRKPLKEFKPENTLKPFCCILKV
- the rsgA gene encoding GTPase RsgA encodes the protein MGKKELKRGLVVDREAQMIGVYLFEDGKTYRGIPRGKVLKKTKINAGDYVWGEVVDPNTFAIEEVEERKNLLIRPKVANVDRVIIVETLKMPEFNNYLLDNMLVVYEYFKVEPVIVFNKIDLLNEEEKKELERWIAFTGMRATTFSR
- a CDS encoding sigma-54-dependent transcriptional regulator, coding for MKRVLVVDDEESITSSLSAILEEEGYHPDTAKTLREAEKKIKELFFPVIVLDVWMPDGDGVNFIDFIKENSPDSVVIVITGHGSVDTAVKAIKKGAYEFLEKPFSVERFLLTIKHAFEEYSKKAPPQEEIEFVGEHPKILEIKRLIPKIAKSKAPVLITGESGTGKEIVARLIHRYSGRKGAFVDLNCASIPQELAESELFGHEKGAFTGALTRKKGKLELADQGTLFLDEVGELDQRVQAKLLRVLETGSFTRLGGNQKIEVDIRVISATNKNLEEEIKKGNFREDLYYRLSVFQIYLPPLRERGKDVILLAEYFLKKFAKEYKKNCFELSEETKEYLMKQEWKGNVRELKNLIERAVILCEGEVIKPEDLGLKEKSWRDLSYLLKIKELKEAKKEFEKIFIEEKLREYDYDLKRTAEEIGIDLSNLYRKIKSLNIRVKSS
- the pgeF gene encoding peptidoglycan editing factor PgeF, whose translation is MYKQDFPEGKEALNLEIRLGNKLVRFRKFTGKEKIYLPIQRHTDKVIKLIDKDSPPLEGDAVITNLKNVEIGVRTADCVPIILLGKEWVGAVHAGWRGLKKGIIAKTLKALKEEGEDDITALVFPSAKGCCYEVGKEFKEFFRRNLKERNGKLFFDPQREAVEQLRENGIKSILVWEKCTICSPELPSYRRDKTKERMLTSVVILF
- a CDS encoding 16S rRNA (uracil(1498)-N(3))-methyltransferase, with the protein product MHVFYSEERRGNLLILREGEVKHFRVRRIEKDEEFGVIHEGKIYVCKVRREDKREISCEIVEELETKLPPKDITLYQSVTVDLKTMDTIVRQATELGVLTFVPIISERSFQKEEAILKKTEKWKRIVIEAMKQSRRPIPMEIKKPVRLSDLIPESEENIILDNFYEGVKPKDVNLEAKTYSVVVGPEGGFSKRESQILREKGFKSVLLEPYTLRTETAVVSIVSILMNF